In Terriglobia bacterium, one genomic interval encodes:
- the rseP gene encoding RIP metalloprotease RseP, with product MTGFLEIVLSFVLVLGILVFVHELGHFLFARLFRVAVPVFSFFGVGPRLLGFSWRGTDFRVSAIPLGGYVRLAGEEAEERTGSGGEIQSKPRWQRLVIFAAGAVFNLILALLVTWVVIWAYGKDDRPFAKTFPVVAEVRPGSPAAAAGIQVEDRVVSIGGKDARDPQTEGDEVFLSPSTSKPVVVERGKERLELTMNTGSDPRYHLGDPGWRLIAENPGQPVIDMVMSGFPAERAGIVPGDRVLGADGQEPIDEVRLRAILTASAGREVALKIGRDRQVLDLRVTPRSDGGRGVVGVVFKTSGLVHLTYGPLGAAAESVRVNLELSKTLFKTLRKLVRREISMRAFSGPIEIARVSREAVKRLESFLAFLAFVSLQLGILNLLPIPVLDGGHLLILCVEGIIRRDLSEIVKERVMQAGLAFLLLFFGVIIYFDVIKTFFSS from the coding sequence GTGACCGGTTTTCTCGAGATCGTCCTGTCGTTCGTCCTCGTGCTCGGCATCCTCGTGTTCGTGCACGAGCTGGGACATTTCCTCTTCGCCCGGCTGTTCCGCGTGGCCGTACCGGTGTTCTCGTTCTTCGGGGTCGGACCCAGGCTGTTGGGCTTCTCGTGGCGCGGGACCGACTTCAGGGTCTCCGCGATCCCCCTGGGCGGCTACGTCCGCCTCGCGGGAGAGGAGGCGGAGGAACGCACCGGCTCCGGCGGCGAGATCCAATCGAAGCCCCGCTGGCAGCGCCTCGTGATCTTCGCCGCCGGCGCGGTGTTCAACCTCATCCTCGCGCTGCTGGTCACCTGGGTCGTGATCTGGGCCTACGGCAAGGACGACCGGCCGTTCGCGAAGACCTTCCCGGTGGTCGCGGAGGTCCGTCCCGGCTCGCCGGCGGCCGCCGCGGGAATCCAGGTGGAAGACCGCGTGGTGAGCATCGGCGGAAAGGACGCGCGGGACCCGCAGACCGAGGGGGACGAGGTGTTTCTGTCTCCCTCCACCTCGAAGCCGGTGGTCGTGGAGCGTGGCAAGGAGCGGCTCGAACTGACCATGAACACCGGATCGGACCCGCGCTACCACCTCGGCGACCCGGGATGGCGCCTGATCGCGGAGAACCCCGGTCAGCCGGTGATCGACATGGTGATGAGCGGCTTTCCGGCGGAGAGAGCGGGCATCGTCCCCGGGGACAGGGTGCTCGGTGCGGACGGCCAGGAGCCGATCGACGAGGTTCGCCTCCGCGCGATCCTCACGGCGAGCGCGGGTCGAGAGGTCGCGCTCAAGATCGGGCGGGACCGGCAGGTCCTGGATCTCAGGGTCACCCCGCGCTCGGACGGGGGGCGCGGCGTCGTGGGGGTCGTGTTCAAGACCTCGGGGCTCGTCCACCTGACCTACGGCCCGCTGGGGGCCGCTGCCGAGTCGGTGCGGGTGAACCTGGAGCTGTCGAAGACCCTCTTCAAGACGCTCCGGAAGCTCGTGCGCCGGGAGATCTCGATGCGCGCGTTCTCCGGGCCGATCGAGATCGCGCGGGTCTCCCGGGAAGCGGTGAAGCGCCTCGAGTCGTTCCTCGCCTTTCTCGCGTTCGTCAGCCTGCAGCTGGGGATCCTCAACCTGCTGCCGATCCCGGTGCTCGACGGCGGCCACCTCCTGATCCTGTGCGTCGAGGGGATCATCCGCCGGGATCTGTCGGAGATCGTGAAGGAGCGGGTCATGCAGGCGGGGCTCGCTTTCCTCCTCCTGTTCTTCGGCGTGATCATCTACTTCGACGTGATCAAGACGTTCTTCTCCTCGTAG
- a CDS encoding phosphatidate cytidylyltransferase: MKRVLTAAVLMAVLWVVIKKTSPAAFFALMAVGIGFAAWECYRLLETRGDRPFKLLGIAASLALAWSFLETRPVFSPTVPLVAATAAALVAALARRDTPETMLSTASSTLFPVLFVGLTLGTVVGLRARPGEDGTDTLLLLLVCVICSDTAAFYVGSAVGRRPMAPVLSPRKTWEGAAGGLLASIGGALLAHFWFYQRLTLGHALVLGVIVSAAGVLGDLAESMVKRAAGAKDSSALLPGHGGFLDRVDSLLLAGPALYYYYRIFLEASP; the protein is encoded by the coding sequence ATGAAGCGGGTTCTAACGGCCGCCGTCCTCATGGCCGTCCTCTGGGTCGTCATCAAGAAGACATCCCCGGCCGCGTTCTTCGCGCTGATGGCGGTGGGGATCGGCTTCGCGGCCTGGGAGTGTTACCGCCTGCTCGAGACCCGCGGGGACCGGCCGTTCAAGCTCCTCGGGATCGCGGCGTCCCTGGCGCTCGCGTGGTCGTTCCTCGAGACAAGACCCGTGTTCTCCCCGACGGTGCCGCTCGTGGCGGCGACCGCCGCCGCGCTCGTGGCGGCGCTGGCGCGCCGCGACACCCCGGAGACCATGCTGAGCACCGCGTCGAGCACCCTGTTCCCCGTCCTGTTCGTCGGGCTGACGCTCGGCACCGTCGTCGGCCTTCGGGCGAGACCGGGGGAGGACGGCACCGACACCTTGCTGCTTCTCCTCGTGTGCGTGATCTGCTCGGACACCGCCGCCTTCTACGTCGGCTCCGCGGTCGGGCGGCGGCCGATGGCCCCCGTGCTGTCGCCGCGGAAGACCTGGGAGGGGGCGGCGGGGGGGCTCCTCGCGAGCATCGGCGGCGCGCTCCTGGCCCACTTCTGGTTCTACCAGCGCCTGACCCTCGGCCACGCGCTCGTCCTCGGGGTGATCGTGTCGGCGGCCGGCGTCCTCGGGGACCTCGCGGAGAGCATGGTCAAGCGGGCCGCCGGCGCGAAGGACTCGTCGGCGCTCCTGCCGGGACACGGCGGCTTCCTGGACCGGGTGGACAGCCTGCTGCTGGCCGGGCCGGCGCTCTACTACTACTATCGGATCTTCCTCGAGGCGTCGCCGTGA
- a CDS encoding helix-hairpin-helix domain-containing protein: MHVNPVASRCLVAGILSIFLVAAASPARAAPPPAASRSAAAKAVPTAPVDVNTASAAQLETVPGIGKALAQRIVEFREKNGPFGEVDDLVKVRGIGEKSIQRLKPYLTAGPAKAR, translated from the coding sequence ATGCACGTCAACCCCGTTGCCAGCCGTTGCCTCGTCGCCGGGATCCTCTCCATCTTCCTCGTCGCGGCCGCGTCGCCGGCCCGCGCGGCGCCGCCGCCGGCTGCCTCGCGGAGCGCGGCGGCCAAGGCCGTCCCCACAGCACCGGTGGACGTCAACACCGCGTCCGCGGCCCAGCTCGAGACCGTGCCGGGGATCGGCAAGGCGCTCGCGCAGAGGATCGTCGAATTCCGGGAGAAGAACGGCCCGTTCGGCGAGGTCGACGACCTCGTCAAGGTCCGCGGCATCGGCGAGAAGTCGATTCAGCGCCTGAAGCCGTACCTGACCGCCGGTCCGGCGAAGGCACGCTGA
- a CDS encoding 1-deoxy-D-xylulose-5-phosphate reductoisomerase: MKRIVVLGSTGSIGTRALDVVASFPEAFRVIALGAGRNVDRVEEQVRRFEPKLVAVADDAAAAELVRRIGDRCAVVRGPDGLVEAALHPEADLVVSALVGAAGLRSTWAAVDAGRDVALANKESLVVAGEFLTARARATGASILPVDSEHNAVHQCLRGEDPREVRRLWLTGSGGPFRTRPLESLANVTPAEALRHPTWKMGPKITVDSATLMNKGLEVIEAHWLFGLPAERIRVVIHPKSVVHSMVEFVDGSFKAQLGVTDMRHPIQYALTWPERWRTSLPPFDPVSAGPLEFEAPDPERFPCLALAYRALERGGAAPAVLNAANEVAVSAFLEGRAGFLDLPAIVRQALDRHENEPASSLEDLVAADAKARETAALLLPLRARS, from the coding sequence GTGAAGCGGATCGTGGTCCTAGGCTCGACAGGGTCCATCGGGACCCGCGCCCTCGACGTGGTCGCGTCGTTCCCCGAGGCGTTCCGGGTGATCGCGCTCGGGGCCGGGAGGAACGTGGACCGGGTCGAGGAGCAGGTGCGCCGGTTCGAGCCGAAGCTCGTGGCCGTGGCCGACGATGCGGCGGCCGCGGAGCTCGTCCGCCGCATCGGGGACCGGTGTGCCGTCGTACGGGGTCCGGACGGCCTCGTCGAGGCCGCGCTCCATCCGGAGGCGGACCTCGTCGTCTCGGCCCTCGTGGGGGCCGCGGGACTGCGCTCGACGTGGGCCGCGGTGGACGCCGGGCGCGACGTGGCCCTCGCGAACAAGGAGTCCCTGGTCGTCGCGGGAGAGTTCCTCACCGCCCGCGCGCGCGCGACCGGCGCGTCCATCCTGCCGGTGGACAGCGAGCACAACGCGGTCCACCAGTGTCTCCGGGGGGAGGACCCGAGGGAGGTCCGCCGGCTGTGGCTCACCGGCTCGGGCGGCCCGTTCAGGACCCGCCCTCTGGAGTCGCTCGCGAACGTGACGCCGGCGGAGGCGCTCCGGCACCCGACCTGGAAGATGGGACCGAAGATCACCGTGGATTCCGCGACGCTGATGAACAAGGGACTCGAGGTCATCGAGGCGCACTGGCTCTTCGGGCTCCCGGCCGAGAGGATCCGGGTGGTCATCCACCCGAAGAGCGTCGTACATTCGATGGTCGAGTTCGTGGACGGCTCGTTCAAAGCGCAGCTGGGCGTCACCGACATGCGGCATCCGATCCAATACGCGCTGACCTGGCCGGAGCGGTGGCGGACCTCGCTGCCTCCGTTCGATCCGGTGTCGGCGGGCCCGCTCGAGTTCGAGGCGCCGGACCCCGAGCGGTTCCCGTGCCTCGCCCTGGCCTATCGCGCGCTCGAGCGCGGGGGCGCCGCCCCCGCCGTGCTCAACGCCGCCAACGAGGTGGCCGTCTCTGCCTTCCTCGAGGGGCGCGCGGGCTTCCTCGATCTTCCCGCGATCGTCCGCCAGGCGCTCGACCGGCACGAGAACGAGCCGGCCTCGAGCCTCGAGGACCTGGTCGCGGCGGACGCGAAGGCGCGCGAAACGGCCGCGCTGCTGCTTCCCCTGAGGGCTCGATCGTGA